A single window of Streptomyces sudanensis DNA harbors:
- a CDS encoding DUF6879 family protein — MARRLRFNGTGSGGDGCPAIHEDMDSGEIIVHGPPLTDPEDIARLQHLGEGEVPIVVPRDLLVDFGPRKGERTSRVIDLTEFGKLFETFEHTAWRLETRRRYASDEATDTYAQFVAGRPVQWNYEDRWCTNVRAQTAEGKRFERVRIVDTPPTPGQLFLLGNAERNCAVGEDIRNLSREEAERLHLPAEDFWLFDSRYAALLKFDDDDNLLGAELITEPVAVNRYAQIRDAAWHYAVKYDEFAAKALS; from the coding sequence ATGGCGCGACGACTGCGCTTCAACGGCACCGGTTCGGGTGGGGACGGCTGCCCGGCCATTCACGAGGACATGGACAGCGGTGAGATCATCGTGCACGGTCCGCCGCTCACCGACCCGGAGGACATCGCCCGCCTCCAGCACCTCGGAGAGGGCGAGGTGCCGATCGTCGTCCCGCGAGACCTGCTCGTCGACTTCGGCCCCAGGAAGGGCGAACGCACGTCACGGGTGATCGACTTGACCGAGTTCGGGAAACTCTTCGAGACCTTCGAGCACACGGCGTGGCGCCTGGAGACACGTCGCCGCTACGCCTCGGACGAAGCGACGGATACGTACGCCCAGTTCGTGGCGGGCCGGCCCGTCCAGTGGAACTACGAGGACCGCTGGTGCACCAATGTGCGTGCCCAGACCGCCGAGGGAAAGCGGTTCGAGCGGGTCCGGATCGTCGACACTCCTCCCACTCCGGGCCAGTTGTTCCTCCTCGGCAACGCCGAACGGAACTGCGCCGTCGGAGAGGACATCCGCAACCTGTCACGGGAGGAGGCCGAACGCCTCCACCTGCCTGCCGAGGACTTCTGGCTCTTTGACTCCCGCTATGCCGCCCTGTTGAAGTTCGATGACGACGACAACCTGCTCGGCGCGGAGTTGATCACCGAACCCGTCGCGGTCAACCGGTACGCCCAGATCCGCGACGCGGCCTGGCACTACGCCGTCAAGTACGACGAGTTCGCAGCCAAGGCCCTGTCCTAA
- a CDS encoding helix-turn-helix domain-containing protein — MSTDFQKARADLGARLRELRVSGPLGPLTGPQLARLLGWAHSKIYKLENGRQTATAADLQAWAEATGQPGAAEELRARLGGLESHIRSWRRQLASGHKPVQDNITAEHARTKTLRIWQNSLVTGMLQTPDYARAVFTRYAELMGSPRDTEEAVRARIQRQEGLYEPTRQYRILMWEGVLKARVCPPPVLAAQLDRLLSVVGLDTVELGIVPFAAPLKIPPGNGFWVYDERLVIVEDWHAELWLDDADTIATYTRVWRTLRESAVFGAEAQRVIHQARRELDGR; from the coding sequence GTGAGCACAGACTTCCAGAAGGCACGGGCGGATCTCGGGGCGCGTTTGCGGGAGTTGCGCGTTTCCGGACCACTCGGGCCGCTCACCGGCCCTCAACTCGCCCGGCTCCTCGGGTGGGCTCATTCGAAGATCTACAAACTGGAGAACGGCCGCCAGACCGCCACCGCCGCCGATCTCCAGGCGTGGGCGGAGGCCACCGGCCAACCAGGGGCGGCGGAGGAACTGCGGGCCCGCCTCGGGGGCCTGGAGTCCCACATCCGTTCGTGGCGGCGCCAACTGGCCTCCGGACACAAGCCGGTACAGGACAACATCACGGCTGAGCACGCCCGCACAAAGACCCTGCGCATCTGGCAGAACTCCCTGGTCACGGGCATGTTGCAGACACCCGATTACGCCCGCGCCGTCTTCACCCGCTACGCCGAGCTCATGGGGTCCCCACGTGACACCGAGGAGGCCGTACGCGCTCGGATCCAGCGTCAGGAAGGGCTGTACGAGCCCACGAGGCAGTACAGGATCCTCATGTGGGAAGGGGTCCTCAAGGCCCGCGTCTGCCCACCGCCGGTACTCGCGGCCCAACTCGACCGGCTCTTGAGCGTCGTCGGCCTCGACACCGTCGAGCTGGGTATCGTGCCGTTCGCGGCGCCTCTGAAGATCCCCCCGGGCAACGGATTCTGGGTGTACGACGAGCGCCTCGTCATCGTCGAGGACTGGCACGCCGAGCTGTGGCTCGACGACGCGGACACCATCGCCACCTACACGCGCGTCTGGCGCACCCTGCGCGAGTCCGCCGTCTTCGGCGCCGAGGCACAGCGGGTGATCCACCAGGCCCGTCGGGAGCTGGACGGCCGGTAG
- a CDS encoding helix-turn-helix domain-containing protein: MPKDAAVEEFAGLVRALKARDGRSYEALGRRLSVSASTLHRYCSGATVPEEFAVVDRLALLCGADEEERRALEAAWTEADRARRRAASPAPTPVPAVSAAPESNPEPAAPEPGPGPAPDPTAPDPSA, from the coding sequence ATGCCGAAGGACGCCGCCGTCGAGGAGTTCGCGGGGCTCGTGCGCGCGCTGAAGGCGCGGGACGGGAGGAGTTACGAGGCGCTGGGCCGGCGGCTGAGTGTCAGCGCGTCCACCCTCCACCGCTACTGCTCGGGCGCGACCGTCCCGGAGGAGTTCGCCGTGGTCGACCGCCTCGCCCTGCTGTGCGGGGCGGACGAGGAGGAACGGCGGGCCCTGGAGGCGGCCTGGACGGAGGCGGACCGCGCCCGCCGCCGAGCGGCCTCGCCCGCGCCCACGCCTGTGCCGGCCGTGTCGGCCGCGCCGGAATCGAACCCGGAACCGGCCGCGCCGGAACCGGGCCCCGGCCCCGCCCCGGACCCGACCGCGCCGGACCCGTCCGCCG
- a CDS encoding serine hydrolase domain-containing protein gives MDVQGTVDPGFEPVKDAFTRNFEQRGERGAAVAVYRDGRKVVDLWAGTRDVDGTAPWAVDTAQVVRSVTKGVAAAVPLLLHQRGRIDLDAPVGTYWPEFKAAGKERTLVRHLLAHRAGVPALDAPLAPGDVLDPEGRFERAAAAVAAQAPAWEPGTGHGYHPHTYGWLLAALVLRVTGRPIGRWVADEVARPLGLDLWLGVPEEEAHRVGRVGRLDEPPARASGGLVLRPKRSVEEAYRDPGSLTRRAFSAIDPAPDENAPEYRAAGLPGSGGIATARALARFYAALLGPVDGHRLFAPATLAMARTEESAGPDRVLVVNTRFGLGYMLHGPACPLLAPGSFGHPGRGGSLAFADPESGVSLAYVTNGMRKGVTADPRAQALVRAVAKAIG, from the coding sequence GTGGACGTCCAGGGCACCGTGGACCCCGGCTTCGAGCCGGTGAAGGACGCGTTCACGCGCAACTTCGAGCAGCGGGGGGAGCGCGGCGCGGCGGTCGCCGTGTACCGGGACGGCCGCAAGGTCGTCGACCTGTGGGCCGGCACGCGCGACGTGGACGGCACGGCCCCGTGGGCGGTGGACACCGCCCAGGTGGTGCGGTCCGTGACCAAGGGCGTCGCGGCGGCGGTGCCGCTGCTGCTGCACCAGCGCGGCCGGATCGACCTGGACGCGCCGGTCGGCACGTACTGGCCGGAGTTCAAGGCGGCGGGCAAGGAGCGGACGCTCGTACGGCACCTGCTCGCCCACCGCGCGGGCGTCCCCGCACTGGACGCGCCCCTGGCGCCCGGGGACGTACTGGACCCGGAGGGCCGCTTCGAGCGGGCGGCCGCGGCGGTCGCCGCCCAGGCCCCCGCGTGGGAACCGGGCACCGGGCACGGCTACCACCCGCACACCTACGGCTGGCTGCTGGCCGCCCTGGTGCTGCGCGTCACCGGCCGGCCCATCGGACGGTGGGTCGCCGACGAGGTGGCCCGCCCCCTCGGCCTCGACCTGTGGCTGGGCGTGCCCGAGGAGGAGGCGCACCGCGTGGGCCGCGTCGGCCGCCTCGACGAGCCGCCCGCCCGGGCGTCCGGCGGGCTCGTGCTGCGCCCGAAGCGGTCGGTGGAGGAGGCGTACCGGGACCCGGGGTCGCTGACGCGGCGGGCGTTCTCGGCGATCGACCCGGCACCGGACGAGAACGCGCCCGAGTACCGCGCCGCCGGCCTGCCCGGCTCCGGCGGCATCGCCACCGCCCGCGCCCTGGCCCGCTTCTACGCGGCGCTGCTCGGCCCGGTGGACGGCCACCGCCTGTTCGCCCCGGCGACCCTGGCCATGGCCCGCACGGAGGAGTCGGCGGGCCCCGACCGCGTCCTGGTCGTCAACACTCGCTTCGGCCTCGGCTACATGCTCCACGGCCCGGCCTGCCCGCTCCTGGCCCCCGGCTCCTTCGGCCACCCCGGCCGCGGCGGCTCCCTGGCCTTCGCGGACCCGGAGTCCGGCGTCTCCCTGGCCTACGTCACCAACGGCATGCGCAAGGGCGTCACCGCCGACCCGCGGGCGCAGGCCCTGGTCCGGGCGGTGGCGAAGGCGATCGGCTGA
- a CDS encoding energy-coupling factor ABC transporter ATP-binding protein — TPSFVPSLEVRGLAYAYPDGHQALFGVDLTVERGERVALLGPNGAGKTTLVLHLNGILTAGAGTVAVAGLPVGPANLAEIRRRVGIVFQDPDDQLFMPTVREDVAFGPAAAGLRGPALDAVVTRALERVGMAAYADRPPHHLSFGQRRRVAVATVLAMEPEILVLDEPSSNLDPASRRELADILRSLDVTVLMVTHDLPYALELCPRSVVLSEGVIAADAPTGELLADGELMRRHRLELPFGFDPAAVPTRGPGRH, encoded by the coding sequence ACCCCGTCCTTCGTCCCTTCGCTGGAGGTGCGGGGCCTGGCCTACGCCTACCCCGACGGGCACCAGGCGCTGTTCGGCGTGGACCTGACCGTGGAGCGCGGCGAGCGCGTCGCGCTGCTCGGACCCAACGGCGCCGGCAAGACGACCCTCGTCCTCCACCTCAACGGCATCCTCACCGCCGGAGCGGGCACGGTCGCGGTGGCCGGCCTGCCCGTCGGCCCGGCGAACCTGGCGGAGATCCGCCGCCGCGTCGGCATCGTCTTCCAGGACCCCGACGACCAGCTGTTCATGCCGACCGTCCGGGAGGACGTGGCGTTCGGCCCGGCCGCGGCCGGCCTGCGCGGCCCCGCGCTGGACGCCGTGGTGACGCGGGCCCTGGAGCGGGTCGGCATGGCCGCGTACGCGGACCGGCCCCCGCACCACCTGTCGTTCGGGCAGCGGCGCCGGGTCGCGGTCGCCACGGTCCTCGCGATGGAACCGGAGATCCTCGTCCTGGACGAGCCGTCGTCCAACCTCGACCCGGCCTCCCGCCGCGAACTCGCCGACATCCTGCGCTCGCTGGACGTCACCGTCCTCATGGTCACCCACGACCTGCCGTACGCGCTGGAGCTGTGCCCCCGCTCGGTCGTCCTCAGCGAGGGCGTCATCGCGGCGGACGCCCCGACCGGGGAGCTCCTCGCGGACGGGGAGCTGATGCGCCGGCACCGCCTGGAGCTGCCGTTCGGCTTCGACCCGGCCGCGGTGCCGACCCGGGGTCCGGGCCGGCACTGA
- the cbiQ gene encoding cobalt ECF transporter T component CbiQ, giving the protein MGAGHAHKLYRHGNSPVHALPAHTKLVAVLGFVLVVAATPREAVWAFGAYALLLAAVAGTARVPAGYLLKRLAIEVPFVAFAFLMPFVVPGEPVGVLGVTVSAAGLWDAWNVLAKGTLGVAASVLLAATTELRELLLGLQRLRLPPTLVQIAAFMVRYGDVITDEMRRMSIARRSRGFEARGVRHWGVLAKSAGALFIRSYERGERVHLAMVSRGYTGTMPVIDRAPATGAQWRGAAALPLTALAVCLLGWTL; this is encoded by the coding sequence GTGGGCGCCGGCCACGCCCACAAGCTCTACCGGCACGGGAACTCGCCCGTCCACGCCCTGCCCGCGCACACCAAGCTCGTCGCCGTCCTCGGCTTCGTCCTCGTCGTCGCCGCCACGCCCCGCGAGGCGGTGTGGGCGTTCGGCGCGTACGCGCTGCTGCTCGCCGCGGTGGCGGGCACCGCCCGGGTACCGGCCGGGTACCTGCTGAAGCGGCTCGCGATCGAGGTGCCGTTCGTCGCCTTCGCCTTCCTGATGCCGTTCGTCGTGCCCGGCGAACCGGTCGGCGTCCTCGGGGTCACCGTCTCCGCCGCCGGACTGTGGGACGCGTGGAACGTGCTGGCCAAGGGCACCCTCGGCGTCGCCGCGTCCGTGCTGCTCGCGGCGACGACCGAACTGCGGGAGCTGCTGCTGGGCCTCCAGCGGCTGAGGCTCCCCCCGACGCTCGTCCAGATCGCCGCCTTCATGGTCCGGTACGGGGACGTGATCACCGACGAGATGCGCCGCATGTCGATCGCCCGCCGCTCGCGCGGCTTCGAGGCGCGGGGAGTGCGCCACTGGGGCGTCCTCGCCAAGTCGGCGGGCGCCCTGTTCATCCGCTCGTACGAACGCGGCGAGCGCGTCCACCTGGCGATGGTGAGCCGCGGCTACACCGGCACCATGCCGGTGATCGACCGGGCGCCGGCGACGGGCGCGCAGTGGCGCGGCGCGGCGGCCCTCCCGCTGACGGCGCTCGCCGTGTGTCTGCTGGGATGGACGCTATGA
- a CDS encoding PDGLE domain-containing protein has translation PAPAAGTRRVWAAGLAVSVLLAGLVSFYASASPDGLERVAADHGIDRQAREHAAADSPLADYGVKDLDDARLSGGLAGTIGVCATLALGTGVFLAARRRRTGAATPAARPTETA, from the coding sequence CCCGCCCCGGCCGCCGGGACCCGCCGGGTGTGGGCCGCCGGCCTCGCCGTGTCCGTCCTCCTGGCCGGCCTGGTGTCCTTCTACGCCTCCGCCAGCCCCGACGGCCTGGAGAGGGTCGCCGCCGACCACGGCATCGACCGGCAGGCCCGGGAGCACGCCGCGGCGGACTCCCCGCTCGCCGACTACGGCGTGAAGGACCTCGACGACGCCCGCCTCTCCGGAGGGCTGGCGGGCACGATCGGCGTCTGCGCCACGCTCGCCCTCGGCACGGGCGTCTTCCTCGCGGCCCGCCGGCGCCGCACCGGCGCCGCGACGCCCGCCGCCCGCCCGACGGAAACCGCCTGA
- a CDS encoding SsgA family sporulation/cell division regulator — protein sequence MCPADTRPGPARPAGEPSGPPVRMRVRGIVVSDGPLSRPVPVVLRYGPDVEPGCVRFVLPGGSRTFPRALLDEGLRAPAHGGDVDVWPCGRVQTVVEFHSPHGTAVVMQFDSSALRAFLRRTYAAEPVTR from the coding sequence ATGTGCCCCGCCGACACACGCCCCGGACCGGCCCGGCCGGCCGGGGAGCCCTCCGGCCCGCCGGTGCGGATGCGGGTGCGCGGCATCGTCGTGTCGGACGGGCCGCTGTCCCGTCCGGTGCCGGTGGTACTGCGCTACGGCCCGGACGTGGAGCCGGGGTGCGTGCGCTTCGTGCTGCCCGGCGGGAGCCGGACGTTCCCGCGCGCCCTCCTGGACGAGGGGCTGCGGGCCCCCGCGCACGGCGGGGACGTGGACGTGTGGCCGTGCGGACGGGTGCAGACGGTGGTCGAGTTCCACTCGCCGCACGGCACGGCCGTGGTCATGCAGTTCGACTCCTCGGCCCTGCGTGCCTTCCTGCGGCGCACGTACGCCGCCGAGCCGGTGACGCGCTGA
- a CDS encoding MMPL family transporter: MATFLYRLGRFAFRRRHLVTLLWVALLALAGAGAASAPAATSGSFAMPGTEAQKAFDLLEKRFPGGSADGATARVVFKAPDGRKMTDPANKAHVDKAVADLRTGSDQVAAVTDPYTAQAVSRDGTTAYVHVTYEVNGMELTDATREALTETGTEARDAGLTVEIGGDALQAVPETGTGEVVGVVVAGIVLVITFGSLVAAGLPLLTALIGVGIGASSITVLAAALDLGSTTGILATMIGLAVGIDYALFIVSRHRAELVHGHDPQEAAGRAVGTAGSAVVFAGLTVVIALVGLAVVDIPMLTKMGVAAAGAVAIAVLIALTLIPALLGYAGGRILGRKARRALADGGSTAGTGGHTAPNAGTRWARFVLRHPVAVLLVGVVGLGALAVPAASLETGLPDDGAQPTSTTQRRAYDLLSEGFGPGSNGPLLVVVDGDAKAAARAADTIKGLDGVAAVTPPTPNKAGDTAMITVVPKDRPSSAATEDLVRDIRDTTGDDVLVTGQTAMNIDFSQKMNDALPPYLALVVGLAFLLLMVVFRSVLVPLKAALGFLLSVVAALGAVVAVFQWGWLGSVFGVEQTGPIMSMMPIFMVGVVFGLAMDYEVFLVTGMREAYVHGERPGEAVVTGFRHGARVVTAAAVIMIAVFAGFIGSSEQMVKMIGFGLAAAVLFDAFVVRMAIVPAVLALLGRKAWWLPRWLDRVLPNVDVEGEGLRKELAAGPGDPDTDPDADREQPLVRA, translated from the coding sequence GTGGCCACGTTCCTCTACAGACTCGGCCGGTTCGCCTTCCGCCGCCGCCACCTCGTGACCCTCCTGTGGGTCGCGCTGCTGGCCCTCGCCGGAGCGGGCGCGGCGTCCGCGCCGGCGGCCACCTCCGGTTCCTTCGCCATGCCCGGCACGGAGGCCCAGAAGGCCTTCGACCTGCTGGAGAAACGATTCCCCGGAGGCAGTGCCGACGGCGCCACCGCCCGGGTCGTCTTCAAGGCGCCCGACGGGCGGAAGATGACCGACCCGGCGAACAAGGCCCACGTCGACAAGGCCGTCGCGGACCTGCGCACCGGCTCCGACCAGGTCGCCGCCGTCACCGACCCGTACACCGCGCAGGCCGTCTCGCGCGACGGCACCACCGCGTACGTCCACGTCACGTACGAGGTCAACGGCATGGAGCTGACCGACGCCACGCGCGAGGCGCTGACCGAGACCGGCACCGAGGCGCGCGACGCGGGCCTGACCGTCGAGATCGGCGGCGACGCCCTGCAGGCGGTGCCCGAGACCGGCACCGGCGAGGTCGTCGGCGTGGTCGTCGCCGGGATCGTCCTCGTCATCACCTTCGGCTCGCTCGTCGCGGCCGGCCTGCCGCTGCTCACCGCGCTCATCGGCGTCGGCATCGGCGCCTCGTCGATCACCGTCCTCGCCGCCGCCCTGGACCTCGGCTCCACCACCGGCATCCTCGCCACGATGATCGGCCTCGCCGTCGGCATCGACTACGCCCTGTTCATCGTCTCCCGCCACCGCGCCGAACTGGTCCACGGCCACGACCCGCAGGAGGCCGCCGGCCGCGCGGTCGGCACGGCCGGGTCGGCGGTCGTCTTCGCCGGCCTGACCGTCGTCATCGCCCTGGTGGGCCTCGCCGTCGTCGACATCCCGATGCTGACGAAGATGGGCGTCGCCGCCGCCGGCGCGGTCGCCATCGCCGTACTGATCGCCCTCACCCTCATACCGGCGCTGCTCGGCTACGCGGGCGGGCGCATCCTCGGCCGCAAGGCCCGCAGGGCGCTCGCCGACGGCGGGAGCACCGCCGGCACCGGCGGGCACACCGCGCCCAACGCCGGCACCCGCTGGGCCCGCTTCGTCCTGCGCCACCCCGTCGCCGTCCTGCTCGTCGGCGTCGTCGGCCTCGGCGCGCTCGCCGTCCCGGCCGCCTCCCTGGAGACCGGCCTGCCCGACGACGGCGCCCAGCCGACCTCCACCACCCAGCGCCGCGCCTACGACCTGCTGTCCGAGGGCTTCGGCCCCGGCTCCAACGGCCCGCTGCTGGTCGTCGTGGACGGCGACGCGAAGGCCGCCGCCCGGGCCGCCGACACGATCAAGGGCCTCGACGGCGTCGCCGCCGTCACCCCGCCCACCCCGAACAAGGCCGGCGACACGGCCATGATCACCGTCGTGCCGAAGGACCGCCCGTCCTCCGCGGCCACCGAGGACCTCGTCCGCGACATCCGCGACACCACCGGCGACGACGTCCTCGTCACCGGCCAGACCGCGATGAACATCGACTTCTCGCAGAAGATGAACGACGCGCTGCCGCCCTACCTGGCGCTCGTCGTCGGCCTCGCCTTCCTGCTGCTGATGGTCGTCTTCCGGTCCGTGCTGGTGCCGCTCAAGGCCGCCCTCGGCTTCCTGCTGTCGGTGGTCGCCGCGCTCGGCGCCGTCGTCGCCGTCTTCCAGTGGGGCTGGCTCGGCTCGGTCTTCGGCGTCGAGCAGACCGGCCCGATCATGAGCATGATGCCGATCTTCATGGTGGGCGTCGTCTTCGGCCTCGCCATGGACTACGAGGTCTTCCTCGTCACCGGGATGCGCGAGGCGTACGTCCACGGCGAGCGGCCCGGCGAGGCCGTCGTCACCGGCTTTCGCCACGGCGCCCGCGTCGTCACCGCCGCCGCCGTCATCATGATCGCCGTCTTCGCGGGCTTCATCGGGTCCAGCGAGCAGATGGTGAAGATGATCGGCTTCGGCCTCGCCGCGGCCGTGCTGTTCGACGCCTTCGTGGTGCGCATGGCGATCGTCCCGGCCGTCCTCGCCCTGCTCGGGCGCAAGGCGTGGTGGCTGCCGCGCTGGCTGGACCGCGTCCTGCCCAACGTCGACGTCGAGGGCGAGGGCCTGCGCAAGGAACTCGCCGCCGGCCCCGGCGACCCGGACACCGACCCGGACGCCGACCGGGAGCAGCCGCTCGTGAGGGCCTGA
- a CDS encoding TetR/AcrR family transcriptional regulator codes for MARSRLTPQRESELYETVIDLLCEVGYDALTMDAIAARTRSSKATLYRQWGSKPKLVARSLRHHRPVELAEIDTGSLRGDLHAVIGRSDDCRLAKDSAVVRGLAHAVGENPELHRALHELLIEPEVTGIDGILRRAVERGEIAAGNPALALVPHMMIAVFVSRPLVEDRPVDQAYLTAYVDAVVLPALGAP; via the coding sequence ATGGCCCGCAGCAGGCTCACTCCGCAGCGCGAGTCGGAGCTGTACGAGACCGTCATCGACCTCCTCTGCGAGGTCGGCTACGACGCGCTGACCATGGACGCCATCGCCGCCCGCACGCGCTCCAGCAAGGCCACCCTCTACCGCCAGTGGGGGAGCAAGCCGAAGCTGGTCGCCCGGTCGCTGCGGCACCACCGGCCCGTCGAGCTCGCGGAGATCGACACCGGATCGCTGCGGGGCGACCTCCACGCGGTGATCGGGCGCTCCGACGACTGCCGCCTGGCGAAGGACTCCGCCGTGGTGCGGGGCCTGGCCCACGCCGTCGGCGAGAACCCCGAACTCCACCGGGCGCTGCACGAACTGCTGATCGAGCCCGAGGTAACCGGGATCGACGGGATCCTGCGCCGCGCCGTCGAGCGGGGCGAGATCGCCGCCGGCAACCCGGCGCTCGCCCTGGTCCCGCACATGATGATCGCCGTCTTCGTCTCCCGGCCCCTCGTCGAGGACCGGCCGGTCGACCAGGCGTACCTCACCGCCTACGTGGACGCCGTCGTGCTCCCTGCGCTCGGCGCCCCCTGA